The following coding sequences are from one Capsicum annuum cultivar UCD-10X-F1 chromosome 3, UCD10Xv1.1, whole genome shotgun sequence window:
- the LOC124897244 gene encoding uncharacterized protein LOC124897244: protein MDDRSYMACNKCIIKVEQDGNSFFCPKCNSKAKVVHRKKSNHFRENIRTYNSTFSFTSMGGKVDASVNQSKGPRTFRLSGQNYHRIGSLLPTEGSSPRFAQLYIYDTKNEVDNRIQAISRGESNNQINAEIVNELK from the exons ATGGATGACCGGTCATACATGGCTTGCAACAAGTGTATTATAAAGGTTGAACAAGATGGAAACTCATTTTTTTGTCCAAAATGCAATTCAAAGGCAAAAGTTGTTCATAG GAAAAAAAGTAATCATTTCAGAGAGAATATTAGAACATATAATTCTACGTTTTCTTTTACATCAATGGGTGGAAAAGTTGATGCATCTGTCAACCAATCAAAGGGACCAAGAACATTCCGATTGTCCGGGCAAAATTATCATAGAATTGGAAGTTTATTGCCTACAGAGGGATCATCTCCAAGATTCGCACAATTGTATATTTATGATACAAAAAATGAGGTGGACAATAGAATTCAGGCTATCAG TCGTGGCGAAAGTAACAATCAAATAAATGCTGAAATTGTGAATGAACTGAAGTAA
- the LOC107862176 gene encoding uncharacterized protein LOC107862176 yields the protein MVLQDSKGDRIHASIGKYDIKFFKNKMEELGLYRINNFVVTSNSKKFKTTTHKHKLIFIKTTSVEEITDPSFPMDILNLRPFDQLTIHYIVDDTKLFDVVGQVVTYEAVQTFKQGDSNSVFINIVLENDKRNRLSTTLCGELVDQIQPYLSAFTYEPLIVVLQFMKAQKFRDIYSVRSCWYQTKL from the exons ATGGTTTTACAGGATTCTAAG GGTGATCGCATACATGCTTCAATTGGCAAGTATGATATTAAGTTTTTCAAGAACAAGATGGAGGAACTTGGGTTATATCGCATTAACAACTTTGTTGTTacatcaaattccaagaaatttaagaCTACAACACACAAGCACAAGTTGATTTTCATAAAAACGACTTCTGTCGAGGAAATTACTGATCCTTCATTTCCTATGGACATACTTAATTTGCGTCCATTTGACCAACTCACAATTCACTATATTGTCGATGACACAAAACTTTTCG ATGTTGTTGGTCAGGTTGTGACATACGAAGCTGTTCAAACATTCAAACAAGGAGACAGTAATAGTGTTTTTATAAATATTGTGCTAGAAAATGATAA GAGAAATAGACTTTCAACAACTTTATGCGGCGAACTTGTGGATCAAATTCAACCTTATTTGAGTGCATTCACATATGAACCTTTGATTGTGGTTCTTCAATTTATGAAGGCTCAAAAATTCAGAG ATATCTACTCCGTTCGTAGTTGTTGGTACCAAACTAAGCTATGA